The nucleotide window GTCAGATAAATCTCAAGGATCGCAATCAGATCAAGCGGATCGAGCGGTCCCAGATTGTTTTTTGCAGAAACGTCATAATCTATTTTGATGATGCAATGAAAAAGCAGGTTATCAACGATTTCTACGACAACCTGCTTCCTGGCGGTTACCTGATCATCGGACACTCGGAGTCGCTGCACCACATCACGCGCGCCTTCAAGCCCATCCGGTTTCCGGGTTCAATTATTTACAAGAAGGAAGAATAGGGAGCCTCGCTATGCTGGATTTGATATGCGGGCACGAGACGTGTTACCAGGGGGAACATCATGCCTAAACATATTCTGATTGTGGACGATTCCAAAACAGTGAGGAATCTTGTCGCCTTCATCATGAAGAAGGAAGGCTTCAAGGTGACCACCGCGGAAGACGGCCTTGACGGGCTGGAAAAGCTATACAGTCTCGATTTTGTCGATCTTATCGTTTCCGACGTCAACATGCCCCGCATGGATGGGTTGACGTTCATAAAGACCGTTCGCGAGCAGGAGAGCTACCGGGACATCCCCATCGTGGTGCTTTCCACCGAAGGGCAGGACAAGGACATTCAGACCGGCTTGACCGTCGGTGCGAACCTGTACATGGTCAAACCCGCGCAACCGGAAAAACTCGTCCGCAACGTCAAGATGCTGCTTGGCTGACGGTGTGAAACCACATAACGCGGCATTGCAGAAGGAGACTCGATGAGCCAGGACTTTCTCGATCCGGAAATCTTGTCAGATTTTTTCATCGAAGCGAAAGAGCATTTGGAGACCATTGAGCCGAATCTTCTCGAGCTGGAAAAGAGCCCCGAGAACCTCGGCATTCTGAATGAGATTTTCCGGCCCATGCACTCCCTCAAGGGCGCATCGGGCTTTTTGGGGTTGAACAAGATCAACGGGCTGGCCCACAAGGCGGAAAACATCCTGGATGAACTGCGCCAGGGGTCCATGCAGGTTACGGAAGGGATCATGGACCTGATCCTGTCCGCCACCGACGCCCTGCGCACCATGGTCGACAATCTGGAGACCAGCGGCGTGGAAGGTGACGTGGACACCGGACCCGTCATCGCACAAATCGAGGCGGCT belongs to Pseudodesulfovibrio portus and includes:
- a CDS encoding response regulator, producing the protein MPKHILIVDDSKTVRNLVAFIMKKEGFKVTTAEDGLDGLEKLYSLDFVDLIVSDVNMPRMDGLTFIKTVREQESYRDIPIVVLSTEGQDKDIQTGLTVGANLYMVKPAQPEKLVRNVKMLLG